DNA from Apostichopus japonicus isolate 1M-3 chromosome 15, ASM3797524v1, whole genome shotgun sequence:
TAGTTCATGTCCTATGGAAGACACCTTTCCTCTTAAGTTAAGTTAAATGTCTCAAAGGGTTCTCTCAAACAGATTAAATAGATTCAAAGGAGAATTTTTTTCTAGCTGGCAATGTGGCTTACATTATGGGCACAGCAACTGCATACACTTAATGCAAAATTCTGTTCAGAGCCAAATCGCCaacttcaaatttttaaaatggaATTCTGTTCATCCCAATTGCTTTTTTGACAGAATTCTTTGGAGGAAACGTACCTGGCTGTCAATCTCGAGATTATGACAAATGATATCAATCACTCAATTAATTCATTTCTCACAAAGTATTTAATGAAGGACATaaattgaccaaaaaaaaagtttacaaaGAGGAAGAAGATACTTTTGAATGTACTATTTTCTCcacaaaatttcacaattttaatttttcttttcttccacAAGCCTAATTAGTTAGAAAGGTGGtagtgttggggggggggggggttgaggaggATGAGGGATAAGGGAATTAAATGAATCCCTAacaaacccaaaaaacaaacacaagacAGCACAATACTCTGAGACAGGATTAAGTCACTGCTAGTCAAACAGTCAATGAATCATTCCCTACGACAACTGTTGACTGGTTTTACCAATACAGTCCTTCCTTTGAACTTCACAATAATAGATGATCGGTTATGAATAGATTGAGGGGGGACCATCCATCATAGAGGGACTGTGTAACCCCCTCCGCCCTCCCTTTGTTCACACTCTTACCTAACAAAGAGCTAAACAGCGGTCTCTGGAGTTCTGTTTTTGACACCTTTTGTTATGAGTAATCGATtcgggtgtgtttttttgctttttttataattttatttgtgGTATTCCCTATTCATCCAAACTCTTTACTCATCACGGACCGACTGACTTAACAATGTGACAGACTTTTACGCTTTACCGCACAAAACATCAGTGGCGCAGCCGAGCATCCAATCAGCTTCCACTAACTCTGTTTTACAATTACTTTACACGTGGTTTGATTTATTGTCTCTgaatatattgaaataaaaaaaacagtccCCAAACCCAGTCCTGCTGTTGACTGATGTTAAATTAAGTCAGAAGTGAATTATTTGGCACCCCATACCCTGCAATTCGGCGAGTCTTGTTTTTTTCGGTGTAACGCCAACAGCGTAAGGCACAGCTTACCAGCCAGCAGAAAACAGCAAGATTTGCAACGCTACGATGGGTTGCCAGCGTTTCGTCTTGTGAGTAACAAACCAGCATCTCTTGCAATTTTGGGATTTTCATATCAGATAAGGATTGAAATAAATGCAGATTGCTGCACTTATTTCTGGGCTGCAAGCATGGATGTGTTATCCCTTTAGTTGTACACAGTTCTATGTACTAGCTTAATGTTCTATCTGCTTGCTTGCGTTATCTTGGAATGGACTTGATTAAAGCTGGAGATTAACCCTTGCATTGGTAATTGGAAATTCGTTGCATTATAATTAGAAAAGCAGGTTGGATTATTTGAGCTTGCGAGCTATAGCTAGCTCACTTACTCGCAGTGAAGAACAACAAAACTAAAATGTTTTCAGCAGTCTGACTATTGTCCTTGATTCAAGCTTGTTGGCTTGGTGAGTTGCGTTCGTACGGGTTGCATTTTGTTTTCGGTCGGAATCCTTACATAACAGAGCGATTTCTACGAGATATGGAATCTTTGTTTTCACTTGGAAGCCagcaaaaataatatttatataaatatatttatatatttttataaatctGGAAGGAATATagacaaaataaatcaatcaattttaTGCAGTGGATCATTGAGGAATTAGGCAAAATGGCAGTTGACATGTTCAGTTGCATCGTGATATTGCTTATGTGCGTTGTCTGCTATTCAAACGGAGAACTAGAGTTCAGTACTGAACCGGTGCAAAGGACTGTTCTGGCTGGTGCAGACATCACACTCCCTTGTATTGTGAACGATTTCCAGCCAGAGAGACATGTGGTGCTATGGTATCGATCAGGACTTCTCATATCCAATAATACTAAAGTTTTATCTCAAGACTCTGGCAGAATAACAGTGTCGGCCGATCCGACCATCGGACAGTACAACCTGCACATAAACAATGTGGAGCCCTCAGACGACCACATGTACGGGTGCTCCGTTTCGGACGTCGAAAGGGACGGTGAAGAACTGTTGACTTCTGATCCGATACGACTAGAAGTCGAGAGCACCCCCAGCTCAGAGTACCCTCGGTGCAGTCCCCTGGAGAAGGGCGACTATGTGGAAGGGGAGGAGGTGACCATCACTTGCATGTCGGAGAGAGCTAATCCGCCCGTAGCCCTGCAATGGTACCAAGGCAGTAACAAAATGGAGAACACCTTGACGGATTCACAAGGCTTTAGAACCGCTACTCAAACTTTCCAGGTGGCTTCTACCCACAATGGTGACATTTTTCAGTGTAAGATGACAACACCAGCGATTGCCAAATACGAAAAGAGTTGCACGGTGGGGCCGCTGTCTGTACTTTACAAACCGCGGGTGAGTCTGGTAACGAGCGTGAACTTGTATCGCGATGGCGATAGGGTCCAACTGACCTGCGACGCTCATGCCAACCCAGACCCGTACGAATACCGGTGGGGTATTCCAGACGTTCTGTCGGAACGGGACGACGTTGTATTCGCGCAAAATGAGCGGGTGATCAGTTTCACAGCATCGAAGGAATTGAACGGAAGCGAAATATCTTGCAACGCTACCAACAGATACGGTTATGGGGTAAGCAATTCTATATCTCTACTTGTAACGTCACAAAATAGTTCTATCGTTAAGGAAGGACCATCCAAAGTTCCCCAAGATCCAAACAGGAATAATGTTGATGCAGAAGCCTTGTCTCCAGAGAGCGAGGCCTCTGCTTCGCCTCCAAGACTAAACAATTTCTTGTTACTATTAATTATCGGAATGCTCTGTACCCTGATAATTTCTCTGTCCCTGGTCCTAATCTGGCTGATGCGCCGCAACCACTTGAGAAGCACCAACACCAGCAGGGTCGTCTACAACGGACCCTACGCCGTCTGCAATGGGAACACCATCGAACGGGCCTGGGATCATAACAGCATCTACTACGAGCCCCAGGATCAAATCAGTGTGGTCTACGATCCCATGTGGCAATCCCTGCCGAATCCGCCCAGGCAGGGAGGGCGGCAGCAGCGGAACGTGGCCGTGCAGGTGCCGTTCCGCGAGGAGGACCCGCACTATGCACAGATAGAATGTGACTGGGACGATGATCATGGTACTTTAGAATTATAGGCCACGCACCTCTTGCA
Protein-coding regions in this window:
- the LOC139981245 gene encoding cell adhesion molecule 4-like, which encodes MQWIIEELGKMAVDMFSCIVILLMCVVCYSNGELEFSTEPVQRTVLAGADITLPCIVNDFQPERHVVLWYRSGLLISNNTKVLSQDSGRITVSADPTIGQYNLHINNVEPSDDHMYGCSVSDVERDGEELLTSDPIRLEVESTPSSEYPRCSPLEKGDYVEGEEVTITCMSERANPPVALQWYQGSNKMENTLTDSQGFRTATQTFQVASTHNGDIFQCKMTTPAIAKYEKSCTVGPLSVLYKPRVSLVTSVNLYRDGDRVQLTCDAHANPDPYEYRWGIPDVLSERDDVVFAQNERVISFTASKELNGSEISCNATNRYGYGVSNSISLLVTSQNSSIVKEGPSKVPQDPNRNNVDAEALSPESEASASPPRLNNFLLLLIIGMLCTLIISLSLVLIWLMRRNHLRSTNTSRVVYNGPYAVCNGNTIERAWDHNSIYYEPQDQISVVYDPMWQSLPNPPRQGGRQQRNVAVQVPFREEDPHYAQIECDWDDDHGTLEL